AGTCGATATAGTTGATGGAGAACACGTGGTGGAATGGACAGAAGCAGAAGTTGCTCGTATGAACATAATTGAGAAGCTCCAATATGCTGTAATTGGTAAGTTCTCTTATGGTTGGCCGGAACTTGAAGAATTGAGGACTCAGATCCCATTGCAGTGTGGGATTAAAGGAAATTGTCGTATTGGATTGTTTAGAAATAGATATATCTTTATGAGGTTTGAAAGGTTTGAAGACTACCTACAGATGATGGCAAAGATGGATCATTACATTAAGTCGAGAGATGGAGGAATGTACCGGATGAGGCCTTTGTTATATGATACTAGATTCAAAATTGATGAGGAAACTACAATGGCGATGGCTTGGATATCCTTTCCAAATTTATTGCCTACTTTCTTTGTGAAGAACTCTTTATTCTCTCTAGCATCAGCAGTTGGTAAACCATTGCATCCGGATATGGACACAATTAATAAAACTCGACCAAACTGTGCTAGTGTTAAAGTTATAGTAGATCTATCTACTAATCTTCCAAAAGTAGCTAGCATGAAGATCACAGATGAGAAGTCTGGTATTTCTAGAATTGTCAAGGTACAAATTCAGTATGATGCATTACCCAAATACTGCACAAGGTGTAAGTTGCAGGGTCATAATGAAGAAGGTTGCAGGATCTTACATCCAGAACTGAAAGTGGTACATATAGAAAAAGAAGACAAGGGAAAGACTGCAGAATCTCAAGATACTCAGCCAAATAAGGGGCATCATAGGAATTTTAGAAGACCAGGGGGAGATATGGTGGAGGCCCTGAAGATTGGAATACTGTCAAAGATACGAGGGTatttacaaaagaaaaaaatccAGACAAGTTTATAGATGGGAGACCTACAAATGGGAATGTAGCAGAAGTTCAAACTCAAAATGCTTTTGAAGCTTTGCAGAATGAAGGGGTTGTGGAACGAGGAGTAGAACCTGTGGAGGATGAACTAACCTTGTAAGTAGAAGAGGTGGAAGTTAACACTGTGGGGTTTAATGTTAATATAGTGGAGGATAGCTCTCCTGCAACTGAAATCAAGGAGAAGGAGGACAAGGTTAAAAAGTTTGATATAATGCAACAACCTAATGCAGCAGACCAAGTTCAAGAAGTTGTGCCCCCTATAGGTACATCCAATATAGAAGAAGGAGTAGACAAAGAGAAGGAGATCATAGTAAATAGAGAGAAAGCTGAGAACAAAAGGGAAACTGGACAAGTTCACAGTAACTAAGAGGAGGTGGTAGTAGATCATGATGGTTTATTAGAAGTTAGTTCTCCTTCGAATAAATGGGGTGATAGGGTGGATGGGGAAAAGGATATGAGAGGTGATGTGGTGAATGAAGATAGTGTTGGCATAGAGGATCCAGGGGGAGGTGGACTCCATTCAGCTCAGCCAACTGCTGAAAATGCTATTGTTCTCAGTAGTTCATTGGCTCAACCTTTATAGTTATTGAAGATTGATTCCCCTATGCAGAGATTACATGATATTGTTTCCCATTATGCTGGAAATATAGACAGTCATTTGGAGGATAAAGAGAATTGTCACATTAATGAGGATGACCTGGAGGAGTCCGTTGAGCAGAAGCTTGAGCAGGTATGCAAACAAACTGATATTTCTCCAACATCAAAGGTCAAATGTGGAAGGAAAGGCAAGAAACAGATAGAAAGAAAGAAACCTTTAGGTGTAGAGCCACAACAACCTACCAGGGTTATGCCAAAGAGATCTACCAGTACTAAGTCAAAGTTTTAGATGATGATTAAAACATTcatttggaatattagatcaaTGCAGACACAACAAGATTTTCATAGACTTCAAATGCTACATAGACATCACTGGTTTATGTTAGTTGACttaatggagccttttcaacatGTTAGATAGATACAAAAATTCAAAAGGAGGTTAGGGATGCATCAGGCTGGTGCAAACTGTAGTGGAAAGATTTGGTTTTTTGTAGAGGAGAATGTAAATGTAGAAATTGTATCTAACACTGCATAGCAGATCACCTTAAAACTGTTTCTTCAGAAGCAAAATAGATCTCTTATAACAACCTTGGTCAATGGTAAATGTGATGAAGTAGAAAGAATGCCACTTTGGGATAGTATTTATATTTAGCTGGTTCCTATGACTTGCTTTGGCTGGTAGGGGAAGACTTTAATGTAGTGATGAGTGAAGAGGAAAAAATAGGTGGAGTTCCTATAGTCCCTCAAGACTATGAGGATTTTTCCTTTTGTATCAACTCATGTGATTTATTTGAAACAGGTTTTAAAGGCAGTCCTTTTACATGGTGGAATGGCAGGGCTGGGGATGATTGTATATTTGAAAGATTGGACAAAATGTTCTTTAACCCACATTTTCAACAATGGTTTGGTCACATTGAAGTGGAGCATTTATCAAGGATTGGATCTGATCATGCCCTACTTCTTATCACTTTGGGTGAGGAAGTTTAGACTTTCATAAAACCATTCAGGTTTTTGAAGTTTTGGACTGAGCATAAAGACTTCTTGCACATAGTAAGGCTGAATTGGTTTGAGGAGAGTATTAGCAATCCTTTTTTGGTTTTTAAACAGAAGATCAAGATAGTTAAAGGGGCTTTATCTGCTTGGAGTAGACTGGCttttggagatatcttcaaacaaCTTATCATCAAGGAAGATATAGTGAGAATCAAGGAACAACTGTTTGAAGATGATCCTTCTGCAGAAAATAGAGTAGTCTTGCAGCTTGCTCAGGCTGAACTGAAAAAGTATTTACATTATGAGGAAGagttttggagacaaaaagcaggTTACACTTGGTTCTCTGAAGGTGATAGAAACACCAGGTTTTTTCACAATTTAGTAAATGGAAGGAGAAAAAGGTTACAGGTGAATAGAATTCAAATTTCTGATGGTGAGTGGATAGAAGATAAGGAGCAACTTGCAGCAGAAGAAGTTGACTTCTTTCAACAACAATTCACTCAAGAGAAGGGGGCTCTAGATTTTGGGATGCTGATGCATATTCCACAGATGGTCTCTTCTGAAAGCAATGATTTGCTTTGTGCATTTCCATCCCTGGAAGAAGTAAAGAGTGCTGTTTTTGAACTTAAAGGAGAGAGTGCTTATGGTCCTGATGGATTATCAGGAACTTTCTTTCATTCATGTTGGGACATTGTAGGAATGGATGTATTCAGAATGGTTCAGGCTTTATATGAAGGTCATACTCTCCCAAAATCAGTAACTCATACTAATTTGGTGTTGATCCCTAAGAAATCAGAAGTTCACACTTTTGGGGATCTCAGACTAATTAGCTTGAGTAACTTCATAAACAAGGTCATTTCAAGAGTGGTTCATGGAAGACTGGATAAAATTCTACCAAGTTTGATCTCTAGCAACCAGTCTAGTTTTGTGAAGGGAAGAAGCATTATTGAGAATGTGTTGCTTACTCAAGAAATTGTCACAGATATTAGAAATAGAGGTAAACCTGCAAATGTGGTAATTAAGTTAGATATGGATAAGGCATATGATAGAGTGTCCTGGCTATATTTAACTAGGGTGCTGAGAAGAATGGGATTTGCAGAAAATTTTATGGATCAGATATGGAGGTTGTTagcaaataactggtattcagTTTTGTCGAATGGCCAATCTTATGGTTTTTTCCACTTCACAAGGGGTGTGAAGCAAGGTGATCCATTGTCACCTGCTCTATTTATACTTTCAGCAGAAGTGTTTTCTAGAGCACTTAACTTTTTATTTCAGCACGATCAGTATAAGTGCTTTGGTATGCCTAAATGGAGTGTAAACCTCAATCAtcttgcttatgcagatgataaCATCATCTTTGCATCAGCTGATAAATTATCATTGGAACTGACTATGAAAGTTTTGAGAGATTATGAAAAGTTGTCAGGTCAATTGATAAATAGAGAGAAAAGTTTCTTTTACATGCATCAGAAGTCAGCAATACAGTTATGTCAAGAAGTTGAGTAGGTAACTGGTTTTACAAGAGGCATGTTTCCCTTCAAATACCTTGGCTTTTCTATCTTCCACTCTAGAAAAAGGAAAGTTTATTATAATGATCTCATTAAGAGAGTGAAAGATAGGCTGCAGAACTGGAAAGAAAGGTTGTTATCATTTGGAGGGAAGGCAGTTCTTATCAACAGTGTTTTACAAAGTATGCCAATGTACCTTCTTTCTGCAATGGCACCTACTAAGTACACACTAAATGAACTGCATAAAATCTTTGCAAGATTTTATTGGAGTAATAAGGAAGAAGGCAAGAGTAGACACTGGTCAGCCTGGCTGAAAGTGTGTGTTCCTAAACAGGAGGGAGGATTGGGATTTAGGTCCCTTCTTGATGTATCAAAAACTTTATTCACTAAGCTATGGTGGAGATTCAGAACTTCTAGTACTCTGTGGTCAACATTCATGTGGAATAAGTACTGTAAGAAACATTTTCCAGCTAGGGTTGAATGGAAAGGAGGCTCacaattatggaagaagatgctaGAATCTAGAGATGCTATAGAAGGGGAGATCTGGTGGGAACCAAGAAATGGCTCTGCTAACATTTGGTTTGAAAACTGGACTAAACTTGGTCCTCTTTCCCAGCTTATGCCAGCTAATTTCCCTATGGATGACATAATTCAGGAGGTTGTAGATGTTATGGAGAATGGGACTTGGAATTATCAGACATCACAACAAATTGTGCCAGAAGATATTGTTGATCATATAAGAAAGGAGATGCACATTGAAACTCCCTCAGAAAATATGGATAAGGCTTGGTGGATGCTCACTAGTAGTGGTAAGTACACTGTTAGTAGTGCATGGGAAGTAGTAAGACAAAGAGGTGACTCAAACTGGTGTTACAAGCAATTCTAGACAAAAGGTTTGCCTTTCAAGATTGCTTTCTTCTTGTGGAGAGTGTGGAAGCAGAAATTACCTGTTGATGATGTACTTGCAAAGATGGGGATAGCTATTGTATCTACATATAGGTGTTGTTCTCAGCCCCACCAAGAAACAATGAACCATATGTTTGTCACAGGTCGATATGCTGCAGATATGGAAGATGTTCTCAGTAGCAGCAGGTGTGCAAGGCCATTTTATTCAAGTTAATCAAACTATCAAGAAATGGTGGACACAAAGTGTTTTTCAAAGCTGAAACCATTATACCAAGCAGCTCCTGCAATCATACTTTGGCAACTTTGGAAAAGAAGAAACACAGTTTTGCATGGTGGTAACATGTCTAGGCATAGGGTCATATATGAGATTAATCTTAATCTCATCCAACTGGCCAAAACTATATATCTATGGATGAAAAATTTTCCAAACTCTCGGCCTCAGCTGGTACAACATCTGGAACAATATAGGCCTCATATATAGTACATACTGGTTTAATGGTTTAGCCCTCCTGTAGGATAGCTCAAATGTAATAGTGATGGTGCCTCCAGGGGAAATCTTGGTCCTAGTGCATCTGCATTTTGTGTGAGAAATCATGAAGGAGAGTTCATTCATGCTACTGCTAGCAGGATTGCAGATACAACTTGTCTATGTGCAGAGGCAAAAGCAATGCATGATGGCATTATATTTTGTGTAACACAGCAGCATTTACCACTGATTTTGGAgactgattcacttggtttaatgaagatagcagaaggggaatGGGAAGTTCCATAGAGTATTAGTATGGAGGTGCAGAAGATTAGAGAATGGAGGAAGAAGGGATTGATACAAGTTAGACATGTGCTGAGAGAGGGCAACTAGCTTGCTGATTTTCTAACTAAccatgtttttgattttgcaggtactctTAATTTTGAGGTATTTACTGATTTGCCAACTGCAGCTAGGAGACTTGTAAACATGGATAAAATGCATCTACCAAGCTTTAGATTTAACACAGTAATTACAAGGGAGCCAGATTAAAGCATGCAATTCATAAGTCCAAATGTAGCAACACTGAAAGCTGCAGATCATTGTTGACAGGAATATCAAGGTAGAGGTATTTCAAGATCAAGTTTATCTGCTCTTGAGTCTGTTCCTAAGAAAATTCTATCCAATGTGTGGTATTAACATCATGTTTAGCCTGTTGGAAGAATCTCCTTAGTGATAGAGGATAAGTACAGATAAACTGTCATAttcaaatattttcatattcaagtTCAGGAGACTCAGATTATAGACAGCTTTGGCTAGCATAAAAAGCCTGATGCTGCACAATTGCAAGTTGGAAGGATACTTCTTTTGGTATTTGATtacatagcacctggtgagagcttgaggtgactgAAATGGAATCAAGCCAAGGCTTGAAATGGTCGTGCATTCATTAGGCTAGATATAACTACTTAGGCTGTTTTACCTTTGATTTCTAGGCACTTTTGGCCTTGTAGCCTTTTTTACTTTtgctttttttgcttttttttgcTTTCTTTCCAATTCTGTACATGCCTTTTTTAATACAATTCACAACTATGCCTAGTGCTAgttgttttaattaaaaaaaaaaattatcagccctcacttgagaattggagagtgtaattacaccttcttaattacacctaattccaCCTAACCAAGTAATTACTTTGTCAAACAAActggtcaaactgtgtaattacacccaattccaattacctgtgtggctttccaaacaggccctaaaagtcttctctctctttctctttctcacaCACTTGGAAATTCTGGCCAAATTCAATTTGAAATGAAAGTTTTAAACTTACTAGTTTAATATTTGGATGAGGCCTAACAAAAATTATATTCTTAATAGCTTATTTCTAGTATTACCTTAAACAGAGCAAAAACAGAAAAAGCTCATACCAACATTGTGGCTGCATTTTCTCCAATTTATAGTGGTTAATTTCCCTTATAGGTTGTACCTACAATTGTAATTATTTCTTTACTTTTTCTTATGAAATATTCATTCAGGGACGGAAGTGAGTTCACTCCAATGGTTGAATTCGTAAAAAGTACAATAAGTTAAGTGCTAAAAATtaagggaaaatttcataaatgaccaCATTTTAAGAGTTAAAAATCTGGCATAGCAATATTTTGCTTATTTACAGCTCGTAGCTACTTTTTTGTttgttgtattcatttttttcgcTGTATTCAATTTTTGTTTTCGCTATATTCATgactaaaataatttttttcccgctgtattcatgaaataattatctgtattcataaattggcttattttattcatgaatacaacaagtaaaaaaccgaatacatatacaccaataattacaCAAAAACATCATATTTTTCGGTATGTATACAATAGATACAGGCGAAAAATACtgtatacaacatagatacaccaaaaaattaacaaatacaagCGGAAAACATTGTATACACGGTAAATATATAACAAATATagcaaaaaattaatgaatacactgaattgtatgctaaaaaatGAATGAATACACTGAAAAAGAAAAGTGATTTTTCAGATCCGGTACCGGAATTTGACCGAAAGATTTGACCGGTACCAGACTCCGACAAAGCAACACTTGTCGACGGTGAAGATCTGATGTATATCCGGTCAGATCCGGCAAAGATTTGACCAGATCTGACCGTCAAAGTTCGCCGGAGAAGGATGCAAGGCCAATCGGTGAAGATCTGATTTATAACCGGCCAAGATCTGACCGTCAAAGTTCGCCGGAGAAGGATGAGAGGCCAATCGGTGAAGATCTGATGTATATCCGGTCAGATCCGGCCAAGATCTGACCGGATCTGACCGTAAAAGTTTGCCGGAGAAAGGTCGTGGTGGCCGGCAGCAGAGCGGGGGTGGGGgagaggggagagagagagatgggaggattgggttggaagtgaataatGTGATTTTGGAGTATTttactttgtatatatatatatagctataagttgtatttaacatataattATTAGCTATGgaatgtaattattttaaactatagctactaaatataaatatatagtaATGTTAGTTATGCTATGTAGTTATCCCAAAAATTAATATAAATTGGGGGTTTGTTGTGGTGGGCCAGCCATCAAATCTCATTTCAAACTATAACCCACGTGACATCAAATGTAAAAACAAGGCCCTTGAATGAAAGCAAAGTGCAAATACATTCCAATGGAAATCGCTATTTAGCATGTTTCAGCTAAGCCTGGCAACTAGGGGTGGgctttcggttcttcggttcggttctATCAAATTTCGatttggctatttcggtttcggttttttgaaggtggacaccgaacaccgaaccaaactagttcagtTCGGTTCTTTCCGTTTTGATTTTTTGAAGTTTGGATCAGtttggtttcggttttttcaattcggtttttttgatatcaTATTAGAAGTGATTCCATTTaaactaattcatattctcaaaagcaacaaaacataaaactaacaaattaaaatcaaaatcaaacaaacggGATACACGagaacagaaaaccataaccataatataggattactaggtgttatatacatacagtaagaataattaagaaaacacataaaaggcatacattaatcctaaagacacatcctagtcacttttctttgttaaggatatttgattttctcaactgaagtggaaaattagggatacaaaagcaaaagagagcttattacaattgagtttattttttgggcttaaacttaatgagttgagactatttttttttttttttttttgcgtaatgtataaatttcggttctttggttcggtttcatcaaagttcggttcggctatttcggtttcggtttttttgaAGGagaacaccaaacaccgaaccaaactagttcggctcggttctttcggtttcggtttcttgaagttcggtttggttcgatcCGATT
The nucleotide sequence above comes from Lycium barbarum isolate Lr01 chromosome 3, ASM1917538v2, whole genome shotgun sequence. Encoded proteins:
- the LOC132631129 gene encoding uncharacterized protein LOC132631129 is translated as MRGDVVNEDSVGIEDPGGGGLHSAQPTAENAIRLHDIVSHYAGNIDSHLEDKENCHINEDDLEESVEQKLEQVLKAVLLHGGMAGLGMIVYLKDWTKCSLTHIFNNGLVTLKWSIYQGLDLIMPYFLSLWKIKIVKGALSAWSRLAFGDIFKQLIIKEDIVRIKEQLFEDDPSAENRVVLQLAQAELKKYLHYEEEFWRQKAGYTWFSEGDRNTRFFHNLVNGRRKRLQVNRIQISDGEWIEDKEQLAAEEVDFFQQQFTQEKGALDFGMLMHIPQMVSSESNDLLCAFPSLEEVKSAVFELKGESAYGPDGLSGTFFHSCWDIVGMDVFRMVQALYEGHTLPKSVTHTNLVLIPKKSEVHTFGDLRLISLSNFINKVISRVVHGRLDKILPSLISSNQSSFVKGRSIIENVLLTQEIVTDIRNRGKPANVVIKLDMDKAYDRVSWLYLTRVLRRMGFAENFMDQIWRLLANNWYSVLSNGQSYGFFHFTRGVKQGDPLSPALFILSAEVFSRALNFLFQHDQYKCFGMPKWSVNLNHLAYADDNIIFASADKLSLELTMKVLRDYEKLSGQLINREKSFFYMHQKSAIQLCQEVEKRKVYYNDLIKRVKDRLQNWKERLLSFGGKAVLINSVLQSMPMYLLSAMAPTKYTLNELHKIFARFYWSNKEEGKSRHWSAWLKVCVPKQEGGLGFRSLLDVSKTLFTKLWWRFRTSSTLWSTFMWNKYCKKHFPARVEWKGGSQLWKKMLESRDAIEGEIWWEPRNGSANIWFENWTKLGPLSQLMPANFPMDDIIQEVVDVMENGTWNYQTSQQIVPEDIVDHIRKEMHIETPSENMDKAWWMLTSSGKYTKLPVDDVLAKMGIAIVSTYRCCSQPHQETMNHMFVTGRYAADMEDVLSSSRGNLGPSASAFCVRNHEGEFIHATASRIADTTCLCAEAKAMHDGIIFCVTQQHLPLILETDSLGLMKIAEGEWEVP